A DNA window from Micromonospora inyonensis contains the following coding sequences:
- a CDS encoding SAM-dependent methyltransferase — MAEPTAPSTARMIDFWLGGSDHFPVDVAAAHAFEQAYGPCTPVFRSLRAFLGRAVRHIADAGVDSFLVFGAGVPTCGNVHEVVPEATVLYTDVDPVAVEIGQRILAGHDRVGYGFADATAVDGIDPALRRRFLPGWGDRPVGLVFLGLAAFLDDDTLARTLDDLYEAVAPGSRLAVDFDTEELAGYPQALAMMGPAFRMRPPESFARLLGRWQPTADGIVPVARWRPDGTGEAVPDAFYGAVAVKPAG; from the coding sequence ATGGCCGAGCCGACCGCACCGAGCACCGCCAGGATGATCGACTTCTGGCTCGGCGGGAGCGACCACTTCCCGGTCGACGTGGCCGCCGCGCACGCCTTCGAGCAGGCGTACGGGCCGTGCACGCCGGTGTTCCGGTCGTTGCGGGCGTTCCTCGGCCGGGCGGTGCGGCACATCGCCGACGCCGGCGTGGACTCCTTCCTGGTCTTCGGCGCGGGCGTGCCGACGTGCGGCAACGTCCACGAGGTGGTGCCGGAGGCGACCGTCCTCTACACCGACGTGGACCCGGTGGCCGTCGAGATCGGCCAGCGGATTCTCGCCGGCCACGACCGGGTGGGTTACGGCTTCGCCGACGCCACCGCGGTCGACGGCATCGACCCGGCGCTGCGGCGGCGGTTCCTGCCCGGCTGGGGCGACCGGCCGGTGGGGCTGGTCTTCCTCGGGCTGGCCGCGTTCCTCGACGACGACACCCTGGCCCGCACCCTCGACGACCTGTACGAGGCGGTGGCGCCGGGCAGCCGGCTCGCCGTCGACTTCGACACCGAGGAGCTCGCCGGGTATCCGCAGGCCCTGGCGATGATGGGTCCGGCGTTCCGGATGCGACCGCCGGAGTCGTTCGCCCGGCTGCTGGGGCGCTGGCAGCCGACCGCCGACGGGATCGTGCCGGTGGCCCGGTGGCGTCCCGACGGCACCGGGGAGGCGGTGCCGGACGCGTTC
- a CDS encoding universal stress protein: MNSADGAAVVVGVDGSAQALRAVRLAAVEADRRQRPLRVVHAYIWPLLHVSGAPPAGGPPGSGLRQQAHRIVDEAVDEARAAVADLPVTGEIIDGGAAAVLLGESLTASSVVVGDRGLGGFTSLLVGSVAIQVAAYADCPVLVARGTDRTTGPVVVGVDGSDLSRLAVQVAAEQAAWRDTGLLAVHAYRHPASTGPGDMQPLVHQEGALRGEEERLLAESLAGLADRYPQVPVTGQVVHAKPGAALTEASRRAQLLVVGARGRGELTGLLLGSVSQAVLHHSDCPVAVVRGPH; this comes from the coding sequence GTGAACTCGGCGGACGGCGCGGCGGTGGTGGTCGGGGTGGACGGCTCTGCGCAGGCGTTGCGCGCGGTGCGCCTGGCCGCCGTGGAGGCCGACCGGCGGCAGCGGCCCCTGCGCGTGGTGCACGCGTACATCTGGCCGCTGCTGCACGTCAGCGGCGCCCCACCGGCCGGCGGGCCACCGGGCAGTGGACTGCGGCAGCAGGCCCACCGGATCGTCGACGAGGCCGTCGACGAGGCCCGCGCCGCCGTGGCGGACCTGCCCGTCACCGGGGAGATCATCGACGGTGGTGCCGCCGCGGTGCTGCTGGGCGAGTCCCTCACCGCCTCCTCGGTCGTCGTCGGCGACCGGGGCCTGGGCGGGTTCACCTCGCTGCTGGTCGGGTCGGTGGCGATCCAGGTCGCCGCGTACGCCGACTGCCCGGTGCTGGTGGCCCGGGGCACCGACCGGACGACCGGCCCGGTGGTCGTCGGGGTGGACGGCTCCGACCTGTCCCGGCTGGCCGTGCAGGTCGCCGCCGAGCAGGCGGCGTGGCGGGACACCGGGTTGCTGGCCGTGCACGCCTACCGGCATCCGGCGTCCACCGGGCCCGGCGACATGCAACCCCTCGTGCACCAGGAGGGGGCCCTGCGCGGTGAGGAGGAGCGGCTGCTCGCCGAGTCCCTGGCCGGGCTGGCCGACCGGTACCCGCAGGTGCCGGTGACCGGGCAGGTGGTCCATGCCAAACCCGGTGCGGCGCTGACCGAGGCGTCCCGCCGGGCGCAGCTGCTGGTGGTCGGCGCGCGGGGCCGGGGTGAACTGACCGGCCTGCTGCTCGGCTCGGTGAGCCAGGCGGTGCTGCACCACAGCGACTGCCCGGTGGCCGTGGTCCGGGGCCCGCACTGA
- a CDS encoding phosphatidylethanolamine-binding protein, with protein MPGPRPGSNAYDKERARLRKLVENSGRAADDEANDVANRILREDRGQRGVVRGDRTYGPKAEREPGDPR; from the coding sequence ATGCCGGGACCACGACCGGGCAGCAACGCGTACGACAAGGAACGGGCCCGACTGCGCAAGCTGGTCGAGAACTCGGGGCGGGCCGCCGACGACGAGGCCAACGACGTCGCCAACCGGATCCTGCGGGAGGACCGGGGACAGCGGGGCGTCGTACGCGGCGACCGCACCTACGGCCCGAAGGCCGAGCGGGAACCGGGTGATCCCCGATGA